One Candidatus Neomarinimicrobiota bacterium genomic window carries:
- a CDS encoding class I SAM-dependent methyltransferase, which yields MTHTPTQPLTRIECPLCGNPESFDVMRVQDWLVTQNWFTLMECPRCTGRFIQPFPREDELPAYYQSEAYISHTDTKKGLINRLYRLARKETLRSKRRRIEKASGLKKGKLLDFGAATGHFLHTMQQAGWDVTGVEPDERARKRAKEHFGLTILPREDLLRLPEKSFDVITLWHVLEHIHDLHGTLDCLKCLLKPSGILVVAVPNYLSYDAGFYGKYWAAWDPPRHLYHFTPEAMEQVMSSHGLRIISRRRMHLDSFYISLLSEKIHKRNSPIRGLIVGKISWLKSLFQPETCSSITYFVTSDE from the coding sequence ATGACCCACACACCCACCCAACCCCTCACCCGGATCGAATGTCCCCTCTGCGGCAATCCTGAAAGTTTTGATGTTATGCGGGTTCAGGACTGGCTGGTGACTCAGAACTGGTTCACACTCATGGAGTGTCCACGTTGTACCGGCCGTTTTATCCAGCCTTTTCCCCGGGAGGATGAACTCCCAGCCTATTATCAGTCCGAAGCCTATATTTCCCACACCGATACCAAAAAAGGTCTCATCAACCGGTTGTACCGCCTGGCCCGGAAAGAAACCCTCCGTTCCAAACGTCGCCGAATTGAAAAAGCAAGCGGTTTAAAAAAAGGGAAGTTGCTGGATTTTGGGGCGGCAACGGGACACTTTCTACATACCATGCAACAGGCCGGGTGGGATGTGACCGGCGTGGAACCTGATGAAAGAGCACGGAAACGGGCAAAAGAACATTTCGGCCTTACGATTTTACCCCGGGAGGATTTATTAAGGCTGCCGGAAAAATCCTTCGATGTTATTACACTGTGGCATGTACTGGAACATATTCATGATTTGCATGGAACCTTGGATTGCCTGAAGTGCCTTTTGAAACCGTCCGGGATTCTGGTTGTGGCCGTGCCGAATTACCTCAGTTACGATGCCGGGTTTTACGGTAAGTACTGGGCTGCCTGGGATCCGCCGAGACACCTGTATCATTTTACGCCTGAAGCCATGGAGCAGGTCATGTCATCCCACGGACTCAGGATTATATCCCGGCGCCGTATGCATTTGGACAGTTTTTATATCTCCCTCCTCAGTGAAAAAATCCATAAGCGCAATTCACCCATTCGGGGATTGATTGTAGGGAAAATCTCCTGGCTAAAATCCCTGTTTCAGCCGGAAACATGTTCTTCGATTACATATTTTGTGACGAGTGACGAGTAA
- a CDS encoding PQQ-binding-like beta-propeller repeat protein, whose product MKRILLLLLLLSTCIFAGDTLRFAWISDLHTSSASAQRDLARAVRDINSRDDLDFVIVSGDLTDYDLPGHIARAKKILDSLSLRYLAIPGNHEYKWTYSGGEEYLHVFGYDRFNETFGDFRFIGFHQGPLLRMGDGFVAPKDVRWLREQMKNAGENEKIIVITHYPIDSSVRNYRDILAILRTKNVQAIMHGHHHRNAVANYGGIPGILGRSTLARNDEGGYNIVTLTDDSLIVQEKITGGELKAPWHAMALRDERETDYEPIEPADYSVNEKYPEVEALWTKELHSLIAGGPAVTYSQVIVGLNNGDVVALKRRNGKELWRFHTGGPVLGTPVIEGSVVIVASADSCVYGIHLRKGKELWKVKGDMPFVSSAAVRDGNAYIGGSDGKIRCISISDGTVNWIYDGVKQYIEATPAVTREHVIVGAWDRYLYALDRFTGKLDWKWAGPMAGVLYSPAVCQPVVSNGVVFIVAPDRVMTALDEKTGEVIWRTAEHMVRESIGISEDKTRVYARTMQDSVACMDATAKEPVTLWKTFGGFGYDIGMAPPVEKDGVLFYPTQRGEIHAMDPLTGKILWKHRLSTALVNPVFPRSDDDLVVTTMDGKVARVIVK is encoded by the coding sequence ATGAAACGCATTCTTCTATTACTCCTTCTGCTATCTACATGCATCTTTGCCGGAGATACACTCCGCTTTGCCTGGATATCTGATCTTCATACCAGCAGTGCATCCGCCCAGCGGGATCTGGCCCGGGCAGTCCGTGATATTAACAGCCGGGATGATCTGGATTTTGTCATTGTGTCAGGTGATCTGACCGATTATGATTTGCCCGGTCACATTGCACGTGCAAAAAAGATTCTGGACAGTTTGTCTCTTCGCTACCTGGCTATTCCCGGAAACCATGAATATAAATGGACCTACAGCGGCGGGGAAGAGTATCTCCACGTGTTCGGATATGACCGTTTTAACGAAACATTCGGCGATTTCCGCTTCATCGGTTTTCATCAGGGTCCCCTCCTCCGCATGGGGGATGGCTTTGTGGCCCCGAAGGATGTTCGTTGGCTCCGGGAACAAATGAAGAATGCCGGCGAGAACGAAAAAATAATTGTTATTACCCACTATCCCATCGATTCATCGGTCCGCAACTATCGGGATATCCTCGCGATTCTCCGGACGAAAAATGTGCAGGCCATCATGCACGGACATCACCATCGTAATGCCGTGGCAAATTATGGCGGCATTCCGGGAATCCTGGGCCGGTCCACCCTGGCCCGCAATGATGAGGGAGGATACAACATCGTCACCCTGACGGATGATTCTCTCATTGTGCAGGAAAAAATCACCGGTGGTGAACTGAAAGCACCCTGGCATGCCATGGCACTCCGGGATGAACGGGAAACCGATTATGAACCGATAGAACCGGCGGATTATTCCGTGAATGAAAAATATCCGGAGGTGGAAGCGCTGTGGACGAAGGAATTGCACTCCCTGATTGCCGGCGGACCGGCGGTTACCTATTCCCAAGTGATTGTCGGACTCAATAATGGAGATGTGGTGGCTCTGAAACGGCGGAACGGGAAAGAGTTGTGGCGTTTCCATACGGGCGGGCCCGTTTTGGGGACACCCGTTATCGAAGGCAGTGTGGTGATTGTGGCATCAGCCGACTCCTGCGTGTACGGCATCCACCTGAGGAAAGGCAAAGAATTGTGGAAAGTGAAAGGGGATATGCCCTTTGTCTCGTCTGCCGCCGTCAGGGACGGGAATGCCTATATCGGTGGCAGTGACGGGAAAATCCGTTGTATCAGTATATCCGACGGGACTGTAAACTGGATCTACGATGGGGTGAAACAATATATTGAAGCCACACCGGCCGTCACCCGGGAACACGTGATAGTCGGCGCTTGGGACCGTTATTTGTACGCGCTGGATCGTTTTACTGGCAAGCTGGATTGGAAATGGGCCGGACCCATGGCCGGTGTTCTCTATTCACCGGCCGTATGCCAGCCGGTTGTATCCAACGGAGTGGTCTTTATTGTAGCACCGGACCGGGTGATGACGGCCCTGGATGAAAAAACCGGAGAGGTGATCTGGCGGACTGCTGAACACATGGTACGGGAAAGCATCGGAATCTCGGAAGATAAAACCCGGGTCTATGCCCGGACCATGCAGGATTCGGTGGCGTGTATGGATGCCACGGCCAAGGAACCGGTCACCCTGTGGAAAACTTTCGGCGGTTTCGGGTATGATATCGGCATGGCGCCGCCGGTTGAAAAAGACGGCGTGCTTTTTTATCCTACCCAGCGGGGAGAAATCCACGCCATGGATCCCCTGACGGGCAAAATTCTCTGGAAACACCGGCTCAGTACGGCTTTGGTGAATCCCGTCTTCCCCCGGAGCGATGATGATCTGGTGGTGACAACCATGGATGGCAAAGTGGCCAGAGTGATTGTGAAATGA